From Amycolatopsis sp. YIM 10, the proteins below share one genomic window:
- a CDS encoding NgoMIV family type II restriction endonuclease: MNARFAQALLGWKPSKKNKLGWALVPNSADSDNAGSLKLAAGMLDALEVQQGTRSAVPGSPGKPLEDAVRGDLEQQLRELHPDRSWRVERGVKIAQFDQYVHLNELHQLVKSNPDLRITIGTDYLIEPDVTVALDQLKTASDRPLLHAAISCKWTIRSDRVQNIRHEFLQMIRHRRGRQPHLVTVTAEPLPTRLAAIARGTGEVDAVYHIAYDALAASVAANANTEQSEAWHEVTGQRRLLDYGLLLETLASG, from the coding sequence ATGAACGCGCGGTTCGCCCAGGCATTACTGGGCTGGAAGCCGTCAAAGAAAAACAAGCTCGGCTGGGCCCTGGTGCCTAACAGCGCGGACAGTGACAACGCGGGGTCGCTCAAGCTCGCTGCGGGCATGCTTGACGCGCTGGAAGTCCAGCAAGGGACACGGTCGGCTGTTCCCGGCAGCCCCGGTAAGCCGCTAGAAGACGCGGTGCGCGGTGATCTCGAACAACAGCTCAGGGAGCTGCATCCAGACCGGAGCTGGCGGGTCGAACGAGGCGTGAAGATCGCGCAGTTCGACCAGTACGTTCACCTGAACGAACTCCACCAGCTCGTCAAGAGCAACCCGGACCTGCGCATCACCATTGGTACCGACTACCTCATCGAGCCTGATGTCACGGTGGCGTTGGACCAGCTCAAAACGGCCTCCGACCGTCCGTTGTTGCACGCAGCCATTTCCTGCAAGTGGACGATCCGCTCGGACCGGGTGCAGAACATCCGGCACGAGTTCCTCCAGATGATCAGGCATCGCCGAGGACGCCAGCCGCACCTCGTGACCGTCACCGCAGAACCGCTCCCCACCCGGCTCGCAGCGATCGCCCGTGGCACCGGCGAAGTCGACGCGGTCTACCACATCGCCTATGACGCGCTGGCTGCCAGCGTGGCGGCGAACGCGAACACTGAGCAGTCGGAAGCCTGGCACGAGGTCACCGGACAGCGCCGGCTCCTCGACTACGGATTGCTGCTCGAAACCTTGGCTTCCGGCTAG
- a CDS encoding DNA cytosine methyltransferase: MSESFEAVEICAGAGGQALGLEKAGFKHTLAVELDENACTTLRANLPAKIVKQGDVADPDVWKPADYAGVSLLAGGVPCPPFSIAGKQLGANDERDLFAWTVEQACAIKPRALLLENVRGLSMPRFAGYRQHVLDRLTEAGYVAEWKLLQASGFGVPQLRPRFVLVALQEEDAEYFAWPEESKNEITVGEAIKDLMAAGGWEGADDWAKGADKIGPTIVGGSKKHGGADLGPTRAKRAWAELGVDAMGVANEPPGPGQTFPNAPGPKLTCDMVARIQGWSGEYQWEFTGRKTSRYRQIGNAFPPPVAHAVGTAIINAFERHGKKNPRKITEHDPIYKALRNSKNGYISAEELMKAGGKAIDASDLERRIALLSKDFVVQTDPESNTTRYKLGDFKAFTGQEDHDRHEYFLKHRAKIS, from the coding sequence ATGTCTGAGTCCTTCGAGGCCGTCGAGATCTGCGCCGGCGCCGGTGGCCAGGCACTCGGTTTGGAGAAGGCCGGGTTCAAGCACACGCTCGCGGTGGAGCTCGACGAGAACGCCTGCACCACACTCAGGGCGAACCTGCCGGCGAAGATCGTCAAACAGGGTGACGTCGCCGACCCGGACGTCTGGAAGCCTGCCGACTACGCCGGGGTGTCGCTCCTCGCTGGCGGAGTACCTTGCCCGCCGTTCTCGATCGCGGGCAAGCAGCTCGGCGCCAACGATGAACGCGACCTGTTCGCGTGGACGGTCGAACAGGCATGTGCCATCAAGCCACGGGCGCTACTGCTCGAAAACGTCCGCGGACTGAGCATGCCGCGGTTCGCCGGCTACCGGCAGCACGTGCTCGACCGCCTGACTGAAGCGGGCTACGTGGCCGAGTGGAAGCTGCTGCAAGCGTCCGGTTTCGGGGTGCCCCAGTTGCGGCCACGGTTCGTCCTGGTGGCGCTGCAGGAAGAAGACGCCGAATACTTCGCCTGGCCAGAAGAATCCAAGAACGAGATCACCGTCGGTGAAGCGATCAAGGACCTGATGGCAGCAGGCGGCTGGGAAGGCGCTGACGACTGGGCCAAGGGAGCCGACAAGATCGGCCCGACGATCGTCGGTGGTTCCAAGAAGCACGGTGGCGCTGATCTCGGCCCCACGCGAGCCAAGCGGGCCTGGGCCGAGCTGGGCGTGGACGCGATGGGCGTCGCCAACGAACCGCCGGGCCCCGGTCAGACTTTCCCGAACGCTCCGGGCCCGAAGCTCACCTGCGACATGGTGGCTCGCATTCAGGGTTGGTCCGGCGAGTACCAGTGGGAGTTCACCGGCCGGAAAACTTCGCGGTACCGCCAGATCGGGAACGCCTTCCCACCTCCCGTGGCACACGCCGTGGGCACCGCCATCATCAACGCGTTCGAACGCCACGGGAAGAAGAATCCCCGCAAGATCACCGAGCACGACCCGATCTACAAAGCACTGCGGAACTCGAAGAACGGCTACATCTCGGCCGAAGAGCTGATGAAGGCGGGCGGGAAGGCAATCGACGCCTCGGATCTTGAGCGCCGGATCGCCCTGCTCAGTAAGGATTTTGTGGTGCAGACGGATCCGGAGAGCAACACCACCCGCTACAAGCTCGGTGATTTCAAGGCATTCACCGGCCAGGAAGACCACGACCGGCACGAGTACTTCCTGAAGCACCGAGCGAAAATCAGCTAA
- a CDS encoding acetoacetate--CoA ligase — protein sequence MTSDTPEVLWRPDVNRDTKIEDFRRWLRENRGVTTDDYTSLWEFSTGEPAAFWAATAEYLGVRWHDEPTEVLSGEMPSARWFEGGTLNYAEHALSPGVAGAPKGDDELAVIFHREDGLSSQLTYGELRAQVAAARSALKELGVRKGDRVVALAPNSPQTLIAFLAAASLGAVWSSCSPDFGVRAIVDRFAQIEPVVLIAVNGYAYNGRWFDTRPTVTKLREEIQGLKATVLVDYAGGPLAGTHDWDALLESHAGAPLEFEPVPFAHPLWVLYSSGTTGLPKGIVHGHGGIVLEHLKALALQSDLGPGERFFWFTTTGWMMWNFLISGLLVGSTIVLFDGSPGYPDLNALWHLAEQHRVTYFGTSAPYIQSCLKAHISPSRDYDLTALRALGSTGAPLSQEGFRWIADEVGRKVQICSVSGGTDLCTAFVGASPDTPVWLGELSNRSLGAAVQAFDEAGNAVVDEVGELVVTEPMPSMPVFFWNDPDGSRLREAYFDVYPGIWRHGDWIKITSRGSAVIYGRSDSTLNRGGVRMGTAEFYRVVENFEQVADSLVIDTSAAGAEGELLCFLVLAPGSTLEEIEPSLRKELRSALSPRHVPDRFVVVSEVPRTLNGKKCEVPVKKILSGVAPDRAVSRDALLNPDALTPFVALAGR from the coding sequence ATGACCAGCGACACCCCTGAAGTGCTGTGGCGGCCGGATGTGAACCGGGACACCAAGATCGAGGACTTCCGCAGGTGGCTGCGGGAAAACCGGGGTGTCACGACCGACGACTACACGTCGCTGTGGGAGTTCTCCACCGGCGAGCCCGCCGCCTTCTGGGCCGCGACCGCGGAGTACCTGGGTGTGCGCTGGCACGACGAGCCGACCGAGGTGCTCTCGGGTGAGATGCCGTCCGCGCGCTGGTTCGAGGGCGGCACGCTGAACTACGCGGAGCACGCGCTGAGCCCCGGAGTCGCGGGCGCGCCCAAGGGTGACGACGAGCTGGCGGTGATCTTCCACCGCGAGGACGGGCTGTCCTCCCAGCTGACCTACGGCGAGCTGCGCGCGCAGGTCGCCGCCGCGCGGTCGGCGTTGAAGGAACTGGGTGTGCGCAAGGGCGACCGGGTGGTCGCGCTCGCGCCGAACAGCCCGCAGACCCTGATCGCCTTCCTGGCCGCCGCCAGCCTCGGCGCGGTGTGGTCCTCGTGCTCGCCGGACTTCGGGGTGCGGGCCATCGTGGACCGGTTCGCGCAGATCGAGCCGGTCGTGTTGATCGCGGTCAACGGCTACGCCTACAACGGCCGGTGGTTCGACACGCGGCCGACGGTGACCAAGCTGCGCGAGGAGATCCAGGGGCTGAAGGCGACCGTGCTGGTCGACTACGCGGGCGGACCGCTGGCCGGCACGCACGACTGGGACGCGCTGCTGGAGTCGCACGCCGGCGCTCCGCTGGAGTTCGAGCCGGTGCCCTTCGCGCACCCGCTGTGGGTGCTGTACTCGTCGGGCACCACCGGACTGCCGAAGGGCATCGTGCACGGGCACGGCGGCATCGTGTTGGAGCACCTGAAGGCGCTGGCGCTGCAGAGCGATCTGGGACCGGGTGAGCGGTTCTTCTGGTTCACCACCACCGGCTGGATGATGTGGAACTTCCTGATTTCCGGGCTGCTGGTGGGGTCGACCATCGTGCTGTTCGACGGGAGTCCCGGGTATCCCGACCTGAACGCGCTGTGGCACCTGGCCGAGCAGCACCGCGTGACCTACTTCGGCACGTCGGCGCCGTACATCCAGAGCTGCCTGAAGGCGCACATCTCGCCGTCGCGCGACTACGACCTGACCGCGTTGCGCGCGCTCGGCTCGACCGGGGCGCCGCTGAGCCAGGAGGGGTTCCGGTGGATCGCCGACGAAGTGGGGCGGAAGGTGCAGATCTGCTCGGTCTCGGGCGGGACGGACCTGTGCACCGCGTTCGTGGGGGCGTCGCCGGACACGCCGGTGTGGCTGGGTGAGCTGTCGAACCGGTCGCTGGGCGCGGCGGTGCAGGCCTTCGACGAGGCCGGGAACGCGGTGGTCGACGAGGTCGGCGAACTGGTGGTGACCGAGCCGATGCCGTCCATGCCGGTGTTCTTCTGGAACGATCCCGACGGCAGCCGCCTGCGCGAGGCGTACTTCGACGTGTATCCGGGCATCTGGCGCCACGGCGATTGGATCAAAATCACATCCCGCGGCTCCGCGGTGATCTACGGCCGCAGCGACTCGACGCTCAACCGCGGCGGCGTCCGCATGGGCACGGCGGAGTTCTATCGAGTGGTGGAGAACTTCGAGCAGGTCGCGGACTCGCTGGTGATCGACACCTCCGCGGCGGGTGCCGAGGGCGAGCTGCTGTGTTTTCTGGTGCTGGCACCCGGTTCGACGTTGGAGGAGATCGAGCCTTCGCTGCGCAAGGAACTGCGGAGCGCGCTCTCCCCGCGTCACGTACCGGATCGGTTCGTGGTGGTTTCGGAGGTGCCCAGAACGCTGAACGGCAAGAAGTGCGAGGTGCCGGTGAAGAAGATCCTGTCCGGCGTCGCCCCGGATCGCGCGGTGAGCCGGGATGCCTTGCTCAACCCGGACGCGCTGACCCCGTTCGTGGCCCTGGCGGGGCGCTGA
- a CDS encoding DEAD/DEAH box helicase, giving the protein MPADLPEPSLNIGFDITRTQARLRTTAEYKPDLGRLLASFPAGRMSDLLAATIPIEGFLAGLGALAEWPDPAGVTWEEQFRAVVEEMLNDADRAERQLAGDLDELTVSPDEVLGLLGEDWLGDLTSFQQRDAAALLSLGHSANFSVPGAGKTRVALAVYAALRQRGDVSRLLVVSPKSAYEAWQFEASVCFGRPPRVHVLSKRIPAGVELVLVNYERLHRLTTELADWLESAPTMMILDEAHRIKLGGAGVYGAASLTLGPLSRVRMIMTGTPAPNGAKDLESLLAFVWPGRGRRVVTQAIDGGNLAHASRVLKPLYTRTTKHELGLPPVTTVVRQVEMPRLHREIYDAIVGRFTARAERARSDFEALGNTVLRLLMAATSPALLTKGSTRYEPLSFQVPPLEIPQNDELYALLKQLPSYEIPPKYQETLAVVAENAARGRKTLVWSSFVRSIMTLEVLLKEFFPAVVHGGTLARDEQIQRFREDPDCAVLVSNPATLGEGISLHQVCHDAVYVDRDFQAGRFLQSLDRIHRLGLAADTETRVTVLAARETIDDVVADRLKEKLDFMGRILDDPSVRQLGDPEEEQPLAAGMDMTDVRALMGHFGDSRD; this is encoded by the coding sequence GTGCCAGCCGACCTGCCTGAGCCGAGCCTGAACATCGGCTTCGACATCACGCGTACGCAGGCGCGACTGCGCACCACGGCTGAGTACAAGCCGGACTTGGGCAGGTTGCTGGCCAGCTTTCCCGCAGGCCGGATGTCGGACCTGCTGGCTGCCACTATTCCGATCGAAGGCTTTCTCGCTGGACTCGGTGCACTGGCGGAGTGGCCGGATCCCGCGGGAGTCACCTGGGAGGAGCAGTTCCGTGCCGTCGTCGAGGAGATGCTCAATGACGCGGATCGCGCTGAGCGCCAGCTTGCTGGTGATCTGGACGAGCTGACGGTAAGTCCTGATGAGGTGCTCGGCCTCCTTGGCGAGGACTGGCTGGGCGACCTCACCTCCTTTCAGCAGCGTGACGCGGCCGCTCTGCTGTCCCTCGGGCACAGTGCGAATTTCAGTGTGCCTGGAGCGGGGAAAACCCGTGTGGCGTTGGCGGTTTACGCCGCGTTGCGGCAGCGCGGAGACGTATCGCGGCTGCTGGTCGTGAGTCCGAAGTCTGCGTACGAGGCATGGCAGTTCGAAGCTTCCGTGTGTTTTGGGCGGCCCCCGCGTGTGCACGTGCTGAGCAAGCGGATCCCGGCCGGCGTCGAACTCGTGCTGGTGAACTACGAACGGCTCCACCGGTTGACCACCGAGCTGGCCGACTGGCTCGAATCGGCGCCGACGATGATGATCCTCGACGAAGCGCACCGGATCAAACTTGGCGGGGCTGGTGTGTATGGGGCAGCGAGTCTGACGCTTGGCCCCCTCAGTCGCGTACGCATGATCATGACGGGTACCCCGGCGCCCAACGGTGCCAAGGATCTGGAGAGCCTGCTTGCGTTCGTCTGGCCGGGGCGGGGGCGCCGAGTCGTCACCCAGGCCATCGACGGGGGGAACCTCGCGCATGCCAGCCGGGTGCTGAAACCGTTGTACACCAGGACAACGAAGCATGAACTGGGATTGCCGCCGGTGACCACCGTGGTCCGGCAGGTCGAGATGCCGCGGTTGCACCGGGAGATCTACGACGCCATCGTCGGCCGGTTCACCGCTCGTGCCGAGCGAGCTCGCTCGGATTTCGAAGCCCTGGGCAACACGGTCCTGCGGTTGCTGATGGCGGCGACCAGCCCGGCGTTGCTGACCAAGGGATCCACCCGGTACGAGCCTTTGTCGTTCCAGGTCCCGCCGTTGGAGATCCCGCAGAACGACGAGCTGTACGCGCTGCTGAAACAGCTCCCGAGTTACGAGATACCGCCTAAATACCAGGAAACTCTGGCAGTCGTCGCGGAGAATGCGGCTCGTGGCAGGAAGACTCTCGTATGGTCGAGCTTCGTGCGGAGCATCATGACCCTGGAGGTGCTGCTCAAGGAGTTCTTTCCGGCAGTGGTGCATGGCGGCACCCTCGCTCGCGACGAGCAGATCCAGCGGTTTCGTGAAGATCCTGACTGTGCCGTTCTCGTGTCGAACCCCGCAACTCTGGGAGAAGGCATCAGCCTCCACCAGGTTTGTCACGATGCCGTCTACGTGGACCGGGATTTCCAGGCCGGCCGCTTCCTGCAGAGCCTGGACCGCATTCATCGCCTGGGGCTGGCCGCCGACACGGAAACGCGAGTAACTGTGCTGGCCGCCCGAGAGACGATCGATGACGTGGTTGCCGATCGCCTCAAAGAAAAGCTGGATTTCATGGGACGCATCCTGGACGATCCTTCGGTGCGGCAGCTCGGTGACCCGGAGGAAGAGCAGCCTCTTGCCGCCGGGATGGACATGACCGACGTGCGAGCCCTGATGGGCCACTTCGGCGATTCCCGCGACTAG
- a CDS encoding SWIM zinc finger domain-containing protein, with translation MTWFSEDELRSIAGNAVFQRGRGMVGKVEDLGGLVDGVTAVVVGSEPYRVGLKHRQGTIEARCTCPFAADGAFCKHAVAVGLAWLRGVKPVGDQGLVRKYLAELTHDELLELTLNEAAKDASLLRRLSLRAMARQAGTLSGRVDALAQEQVFLEDARDVLDLLEEDLHANRDLIRRAVEVMADVAPDIDDESGAAAAHLLRAIALYARACTPEAPEKLAEWIVGFEKTLPGWLEIRPFAEALGEEGLRHLVELAGDDRKFREQAVEALGDVDELVSLLAEDPRVDHVRIAKALYDAGRVDEAIERAEHSMTELPATRCGELAEFLVGVHVEADRPAQASAVLERFLWRSPTKQAYDQLKELCERIGTWPEPRKRVLRVLRASARERQADQLIDVLLAEDEAAQAWDAAAEFGCSQSAWLRVADQVAEDRPAEVAGVYRLLAADCVKQASRDGYRQAVVLLKKLRRVHELLESDEEFEDYVEGLRRDNERKPAFLDELRKAGL, from the coding sequence GTGACTTGGTTCAGCGAGGACGAGCTCCGCTCCATCGCGGGCAACGCGGTGTTCCAGCGCGGCCGGGGCATGGTGGGGAAGGTGGAGGACCTCGGCGGCCTGGTCGACGGGGTGACCGCGGTGGTCGTCGGGTCGGAGCCTTACCGGGTGGGGCTCAAGCATCGCCAGGGGACGATCGAGGCCCGCTGCACCTGTCCGTTCGCGGCGGACGGGGCCTTCTGCAAGCACGCGGTGGCCGTCGGGCTGGCGTGGCTCAGGGGGGTCAAGCCGGTCGGGGATCAGGGCCTGGTGCGCAAGTATCTCGCCGAACTCACCCACGACGAACTGCTCGAACTGACCCTGAACGAGGCCGCCAAGGACGCGTCGCTGCTCAGGCGGCTGTCGCTCAGGGCGATGGCCCGGCAGGCCGGGACGTTGAGCGGGCGCGTCGACGCGCTCGCCCAGGAGCAAGTCTTCCTCGAGGACGCGCGCGACGTGCTCGACCTGCTCGAGGAGGACCTCCACGCGAACCGCGACCTCATCCGGCGAGCCGTCGAAGTCATGGCTGACGTGGCGCCCGACATCGACGACGAGTCCGGCGCCGCGGCCGCCCATCTGCTCCGCGCCATCGCGTTGTACGCGCGCGCCTGCACCCCCGAAGCCCCCGAGAAGCTGGCCGAATGGATCGTCGGGTTCGAGAAGACCTTGCCCGGCTGGCTGGAGATCCGGCCCTTCGCCGAAGCGCTGGGCGAAGAAGGCCTCCGCCACCTCGTCGAGCTGGCCGGGGACGACCGCAAGTTCCGCGAGCAGGCCGTCGAGGCGCTCGGTGACGTCGACGAACTCGTGAGCCTGCTCGCCGAGGACCCGCGCGTGGACCACGTCCGGATCGCCAAGGCGCTCTACGACGCCGGCCGCGTGGACGAAGCGATCGAACGCGCCGAGCACAGCATGACCGAGCTACCCGCCACGCGCTGCGGCGAACTCGCCGAGTTCCTGGTCGGCGTGCACGTCGAAGCCGACCGCCCGGCGCAGGCCTCCGCCGTGCTGGAGCGCTTCCTCTGGCGCTCGCCCACCAAGCAGGCCTACGACCAGCTCAAGGAACTCTGCGAACGCATCGGCACCTGGCCCGAACCACGCAAGCGCGTGCTCCGGGTGCTCCGGGCTTCGGCCCGCGAGCGCCAGGCCGACCAGCTCATCGACGTCCTCCTGGCCGAGGACGAGGCCGCGCAGGCGTGGGACGCGGCCGCGGAGTTCGGCTGCTCGCAGTCGGCCTGGCTGCGCGTGGCCGACCAGGTCGCCGAGGACCGGCCCGCCGAGGTCGCCGGGGTCTACCGCTTGCTCGCCGCCGACTGCGTCAAGCAGGCCAGTCGCGATGGCTACCGGCAGGCCGTGGTGCTGCTGAAGAAACTTCGCCGGGTGCACGAACTGCTGGAAAGCGACGAGGAGTTCGAGGACTACGTGGAAGGCCTGCGCCGGGACAACGAGCGCAAGCCCGCGTTCCTCGACGAACTGCGGAAAGCCGGGCTCTGA
- a CDS encoding IS5 family transposase codes for MIEPLLPPQQGGGRRWRDHRQVINAILWKLRTGAPWRDLPGRYGPWKTAHERLRWWTKDGTWEKILDRVIVKDDAVGDLEWIMSIDSSVVGRISTRLKPGKKRGCSDQIEALALDGEGLGRSRGGLSTKIHLAVDGRGLPIRFLLTPGQAGDNPQLVPLLDGISVARPGPGRPRCRSQTVIAGKAYAHPRPVRRSGSGGSCSSVRSEMTRSPAARPRAPAAGDQRPSTLRSANTATCSSGASTGSSSFVAWSPDTPHAPLTTRPNSP; via the coding sequence GTGATCGAGCCGCTGCTGCCACCGCAGCAAGGTGGCGGGCGGCGGTGGCGGGACCACCGGCAGGTGATCAACGCGATCCTGTGGAAGCTGCGCACCGGCGCTCCATGGCGTGACCTGCCCGGACGCTACGGGCCGTGGAAGACCGCGCATGAACGGCTGCGGTGGTGGACCAAGGACGGCACCTGGGAGAAGATCCTCGACCGGGTGATCGTCAAGGACGACGCCGTCGGCGACCTGGAGTGGATCATGTCGATCGATTCCAGCGTGGTCGGGCGCATCAGCACTCGGCTGAAGCCCGGAAAAAAAAGGGGATGCAGCGACCAGATCGAAGCCCTCGCCCTCGACGGAGAAGGACTCGGCCGGTCCCGCGGCGGACTGAGCACGAAGATCCACCTCGCCGTTGACGGGCGTGGTCTGCCGATAAGGTTCCTGCTCACCCCGGGCCAGGCGGGAGACAACCCGCAACTGGTTCCGCTGCTGGACGGCATCAGCGTCGCCCGCCCCGGGCCTGGGCGTCCGCGGTGCCGGTCGCAGACGGTGATCGCGGGCAAAGCGTATGCGCATCCCCGACCCGTCAGGCGAAGCGGCAGCGGCGGATCATGTTCGTCAGTCCGGAGCGAGATGACCAGGTCGCCCGCCGCGCGGCCAAGGGCTCCCGCGGCGGGCGACCAGCGGCCTTCGACGCTGAGGTCTGCAAACACCGCAACATGTTCGAGCGGTGCTTCAACCGGCTCAAGCAGTTTCGTGGCCTGGTCACCCGATACTCCACACGCGCCGCTTACTACCAGGCCGAACTCACCATAG
- a CDS encoding very short patch repair endonuclease: protein MPGRADARAQAHAKGLYPAPANEGRSRNMRANRRSDTKPEVALRKELHRLGYRYRKDMRLDLGEGVRVRPDIVFTARRIAVFVDGCFWHVCPEHGREPTSNEWYWTPKLRRNQERDRIATSSLEQAGWRVVRIWEHEPLPAAVAVVTEAVKHAFDPKPED, encoded by the coding sequence TTGCCTGGTAGAGCGGATGCGCGAGCGCAGGCCCATGCCAAGGGGCTCTATCCCGCGCCGGCGAACGAGGGGCGTTCGCGCAACATGCGCGCCAACCGGCGCTCCGACACGAAGCCTGAAGTTGCTCTCCGTAAGGAGTTGCATCGGCTTGGTTATCGCTACCGCAAGGACATGCGGCTCGACCTCGGCGAGGGTGTTCGAGTGCGGCCGGACATCGTCTTCACGGCCCGCCGGATCGCGGTCTTCGTGGACGGTTGCTTCTGGCATGTCTGCCCCGAGCACGGCCGGGAGCCGACGTCCAACGAGTGGTACTGGACGCCCAAGCTCCGGCGCAACCAGGAGCGCGACCGCATTGCCACCAGTTCCCTCGAGCAGGCTGGCTGGCGGGTCGTGCGCATCTGGGAGCACGAGCCGCTGCCGGCCGCGGTGGCCGTGGTCACTGAGGCGGTCAAACACGCGTTCGATCCTAAGCCGGAGGATTAG
- a CDS encoding transcriptional regulator: MTKDYGRPPRADENRALIERRLAEVVKAGGPRETLSVDWRGGQRLHLEVIQFPAGDLYYNPATHRVQAQRSHDPDQDRLFSEDPWGAKSQEYLDFLLKAQPANPAMVDPEFEKLMEDLKEHGQNQPGLITADGVLVDGNTRRAALLALRGPSENMRVAVLPETSGWNDIRDVELSLQLRKEHRREYSYINQLLAIDELAAQGMPVETIAATFRIKVPTCKRDQWVLSCIRSMIERSEARGVKLPLVAFEDQTEKLRELHRRYVKESAVNPDKAELLLESRLAAIMLGKSKTDVRFIEPDFQDRYLTRQLPADLMPTAGKSSAVEIPGLGRVVKGPSEALATAKALTDTILQTRAVASATSSITEQEKTEAVQKAKTLQSAMDKALDFAGRDERIRKRKQAAPERLDQATQMIDQCVTDVVMARSSRSLDDEALDEEILKLRKSLRKLALEAKKSTTEPGDGLGWLLDAVMLES; the protein is encoded by the coding sequence GTGACGAAGGACTATGGCCGACCGCCGCGAGCTGACGAGAACCGGGCGCTCATCGAGCGTCGGCTGGCGGAGGTGGTCAAGGCAGGCGGACCGCGCGAGACGCTAAGCGTCGACTGGCGTGGTGGTCAGCGCCTCCACCTGGAGGTCATCCAGTTCCCGGCCGGCGACCTGTACTACAACCCCGCCACGCATCGAGTTCAGGCGCAACGGAGCCACGATCCAGACCAGGACCGGTTGTTCAGCGAAGATCCCTGGGGTGCAAAGAGCCAGGAGTACCTCGACTTCCTCCTGAAAGCCCAGCCGGCGAACCCGGCCATGGTGGACCCAGAGTTCGAAAAGCTCATGGAGGACCTCAAAGAGCACGGCCAGAACCAGCCCGGACTGATCACAGCTGACGGCGTTCTGGTCGACGGGAACACCCGCCGGGCGGCCTTACTCGCGCTCCGCGGCCCCTCCGAAAACATGCGGGTTGCCGTACTGCCGGAAACATCGGGCTGGAACGACATCCGCGACGTTGAGCTGTCGCTCCAGCTTCGCAAGGAACACCGGCGGGAGTACTCCTACATCAACCAACTGCTGGCGATCGATGAGCTGGCCGCTCAGGGTATGCCGGTCGAGACCATCGCTGCCACCTTCCGGATCAAGGTGCCCACGTGCAAGCGGGACCAGTGGGTGCTGTCCTGCATCAGGTCGATGATCGAGCGCAGCGAGGCGCGCGGCGTGAAGTTGCCGCTGGTTGCGTTCGAGGATCAGACAGAGAAGCTCAGGGAACTGCATCGCCGATATGTCAAGGAATCCGCAGTAAATCCAGACAAGGCGGAGCTTCTGCTGGAGTCGAGGCTGGCGGCGATCATGCTGGGCAAGTCCAAGACCGACGTCCGGTTCATCGAGCCGGACTTCCAGGACCGTTACCTGACGCGTCAGTTGCCGGCCGACTTGATGCCGACTGCGGGAAAGTCGTCGGCCGTCGAGATCCCTGGCCTTGGGCGGGTCGTGAAAGGCCCGTCCGAGGCCCTCGCCACGGCCAAGGCGCTCACCGACACCATCCTTCAGACCAGGGCAGTGGCCTCAGCCACCTCCTCGATCACTGAGCAGGAGAAGACCGAGGCGGTGCAGAAGGCGAAAACTCTGCAGAGCGCGATGGACAAGGCGCTCGACTTCGCCGGCCGGGACGAGCGCATCCGCAAGCGCAAACAGGCCGCGCCCGAACGGCTGGATCAGGCCACGCAGATGATCGACCAGTGCGTGACTGATGTCGTCATGGCACGAAGCTCCAGGTCGCTGGACGACGAGGCCCTCGATGAGGAGATCCTGAAGCTCAGGAAGAGCTTGCGGAAACTCGCTCTCGAAGCCAAGAAGTCGACCACCGAACCGGGAGACGGGCTGGGATGGCTGTTGGACGCGGTCATGCTGGAGTCCTGA